TTCGTAGAGGCTCTTAACGCGCCAGCCTTCGCCCGGCTCGATCAGCGTCACGCCGGTGGACCGGAGCAGCACCATGGCGATGACCGCGTCGGTCTCGGCGATGACCGGCTTCAGCGCCGGTGCCGGCGTCGCGTTGCCCTGCTGCACGACGACGTTCACCCGGCGCTCGATCGTCTTCGGCGTCTGGCGGTTCACCACCACGCTGGTTTCCGGGTCCTCCGACGTCTCGAAATTCCGGGCGGAATTGACCGTCACCTCCTCGCCGCGCAGCACCAGCGCAACCCAGCGCTCGTCATTTGAGATGATCGGGATGTAGATCTGCAGGTTGAGGTCGAACGAAGCGTCCTGCCCGAAGATCTTCTCGCGCGTCACGTAGCGGCCGGCGGAGATCGTGACCTCCTGTGCCGACTTCTGCGCGACCGTGAACGCGGCCCAATGCGCCGGGTAGCCGATGGCATCGTTGATGACCGCGTCGAGCGCGCGCTGGCTGTTCTCGCCGATGGCGTTGAAGTCGCCGTGCTCCGCGATCTCTGCGTCGTCGAAAAGGACTCTCTTCATCGTGTTCTCTCAGGTTTAGAGGCGCGGCCGGTCGATGAACTCGCCGAACCGGATGGAGCCGAACGGCAGCCCGTCACCGAACCGGGCGCGTCGGCGCCAGGCGAAGTTGAGACTGGTCAGCGTCTCGGGGGCCTTGGCGACGACGGTCGCCATGCGGGCGCGCCGCAGGGGCTCGAGCGACACGCGGGTGAAGGCTCTGCGGCCGAGGGCCGCCCGGCCGATGCGGAACGGGTTGGCCGGCGCCACTAGGGGAACCTTGACCAGATAGTGCGCGGTCATCGGCTTGTGGCCGATCGGGCGCACCGCGATCGCCGATCTCCCCATGGCGAAGCGCGCGGGGTGCGCGATCAGCCAGGTGATCTCGGCGTCGACGAAGCCGAGGAATCGGATGAGGCCTTCGCGCGTGCCCTTCAGGGCGGCCAGCTCGACCGCCTGCTGCACCATCGCGCGCTTCCGCTCGTCCGTCCAATCGTTGAACCACAGGTCGACGCTCTCATGCGCCGCCAGGAACGGCAGAAATTCCAGCGGCGACGTTGCCGGGTTGATGATCTCCGCGATCGGCACCGGCAGCGTGTCCGTCATCGCGTCGGCCGTGGCCAGGACGAACGGCTTGGCGATGCCCGGCAGGATGTCGCGTACGCCGGTCATGTCTGCACCTCGACGTTGATGACGATGGCGGTGCAGACGGGCGCCCGGTAGGGATCGGCAGGGATGTCCTGCGCAGGGGCGACGTGCACCACGTCGATGACGCTCGGGCCGAACGCGGCTCCGGCGATCAGGTCGCGCGGCACGCCTGCCCCGATCAGCATGCGCGATTTCGCAACCGCCGTGACCCGGGCAAGAGCCTCCTGCCGAACCAGCTCGGCATCCGGACCGGACGGCACCACGATGGTCTGCTCGATCGTGTAGGTGGTCCGCTGCGCAGGAAGGGCGGCGACGCCGACCGCTTCCGGCTTGACGTGCGCCTGGGTGATGGCCGCCTGCACGGTGGCCAGCTCCTCCGAGGTCGCCACCGCGCCGCCAGCGCCGAGGATGACGACGTCGGTGTCCCCTACCCGGCCATGCACGGCGCGGCCATTGACACGGATGTCATGCAGCCCGGGCGCCGCGGTCCACGCCTCGTAGAGGTATCGCGCGACCGACCCTGCGGACGGGCGGTCGAAGGAAAGCAGGTAGCG
The nucleotide sequence above comes from Aquibium microcysteis. Encoded proteins:
- a CDS encoding baseplate assembly protein gives rise to the protein MDSQTTIDLSRLPFPDAIEKLSFEDLFEAFQGRFEESWNALRIAFPDLPVYNVGSLETDPVVVLGEAWSFLRMLDRARVNDAVKSVLAPMAKGADLDNIAARQGIQRLTLVPATEQDPAVMESDAALLRRYLLSFDRPSAGSVARYLYEAWTAAPGLHDIRVNGRAVHGRVGDTDVVILGAGGAVATSEELATVQAAITQAHVKPEAVGVAALPAQRTTYTIEQTIVVPSGPDAELVRQEALARVTAVAKSRMLIGAGVPRDLIAGAAFGPSVIDVVHVAPAQDIPADPYRAPVCTAIVINVEVQT
- a CDS encoding phage tail protein I gives rise to the protein MTGVRDILPGIAKPFVLATADAMTDTLPVPIAEIINPATSPLEFLPFLAAHESVDLWFNDWTDERKRAMVQQAVELAALKGTREGLIRFLGFVDAEITWLIAHPARFAMGRSAIAVRPIGHKPMTAHYLVKVPLVAPANPFRIGRAALGRRAFTRVSLEPLRRARMATVVAKAPETLTSLNFAWRRRARFGDGLPFGSIRFGEFIDRPRL